A region of Carassius gibelio isolate Cgi1373 ecotype wild population from Czech Republic chromosome B11, carGib1.2-hapl.c, whole genome shotgun sequence DNA encodes the following proteins:
- the LOC127967714 gene encoding uncharacterized protein LOC127967714, with protein MTNSKSSQTTRNIVIACLALWSIISLIIIVVWATSPEMKGASQCRTEMQDLRERHEGAKIVWNKDRKALEDLVRQGWRNQTALQKQIDQNKEQIQSLTISLNDSLQEIAILNQNITVLDSKIEKYKLIEENLTAEISLQKDQIEALEHNLTLKAQELASCEALHLASKQLQIAAEKQKQGCETTKQYLQKQLTRCKNVDHNENELGYHLDLTDSGGQGITTSSVTLAVIVCLSLLLGS; from the exons ATGACCAACTCCAAATCTTCTCAGACGACACGTAACATTGTGATCGCCTGCCTGGCCCTGTGGTCCATCATCTCTCTTATCATTATTGTGGTGTGGGCCACCTCGCCTGAGATGAAAGGAGCCAGTCAGTGTCGGACGGAGATGCAAGACCTCAGGGAGAGGCATGAAGGGGCAAAAATCGTGTGGAACAAAGACCGAAAAGCTCTTGAGGATCTGGTGAGACAGGGATGGAGGAACCAGACCGCTTTGCAGAAGCAAATCGACCAGAACAAGGAGCAAATACAGTCTCTGACCATCTCTTTGAATGACAGCCTGCAAGAAATC GCTATCCTGAACCAAAACATCACAGTTTTGGACAGCAAAATTGAAAAATACAAACTCATCGAGGAGAACCTCACTGCTGAAATCAGCCTGCAGAAAG ACCAGATTGAAGCCCTGGAACACAATTTAACTCTGAAGGCCCAGGAGTTGGCATCATGTGAGGCTTTACACCTCGCTTCTAAACAGCTCCAAATTGCTGCAGAGAAGCAGAAACAGGGCTGCGAGACCACCAAGCAATATTTACAGAAGCAGCT CACAAGGTGCAAAAACGTGGACCACAATGAAAATGAACTTGGATATCATCTTGATCTCACTGACAGCGGAGGCCAAGGAATCACCACAAGTAGTGTTACACTGGCTGTGATCGTTTGCCTTAGTCTGCTTTTAGGATCAT AG